One stretch of Miscanthus floridulus cultivar M001 chromosome 18, ASM1932011v1, whole genome shotgun sequence DNA includes these proteins:
- the LOC136520922 gene encoding PHAF1 protein At3g51130-like isoform X2: protein MQAQRSPAMTGVGGAAAAAAAGTAVGMPSQGTVPVRRRCEGTAMGAITLDLRPGLGVGPFTLGMAISDAFAQIERQPNIYDVVHVKYFDEEPLKLDFVISFPDHGFHLRFDPWSQRLRLVEIYDVKRLQLRYATALIGGPSTLATFAAVYALFGPTFPGIYDKERGIYTLFYPGLSFAFPIPSQYTNLFTNGEVADLPLEFPDGTTPVTCRVCIYDSSTDSKVGVGSLMDKAVVPALPAGSLYMEEVHAKLGEELWFTIGGQHIPFGASPQDVWTDLGRPCGIHQKQVDQMVIHSASEPRPRTTLCGDYFYNYFSRGIDILFDGQTHRIKKFVLHTNFPGHSDFNSYKKCNFVIYDAEAEGTCQPGNVSKNCMTPSTKWEQVKILGDCGRAAIQTQGSMNNPFGSTFVYGYQNIAFEVMKNGYIATVTLFQS, encoded by the exons ATGCAGGCACAGAGGTCCCCGGCGATGACGGGGGTTGgcggcgccgccgcggcggcggcggcggggacggcGGTTGGGATGCCGTCCCAGGGGACGGTGCCGGTGCGGCGACGGTGCGAGGGTACAGCAATGGGAGCCATCACGCTCGACCTCCGCCCCGGCCTCGGCGTCGGCCCCTTCACCCTCG GGATGGCGATCTCCGATGCCTTTGCACAGATAGAGCGCCAGCCGAATATCTACGACGTTGTGCACGTGAAGTACTTCGACGAG GAGCCTCTCAAGCTGGACTTTGTCATTAGCTTTCCGGACCATGGATTTCACCTACGCTTTGATCCTTGGTCGCAG AGGCTCCGTCTTGTAGAAATTTATGATGTTAAGAGATTGCAATTGCGATATGCGACAGCTTTAATTGG TGGCCCGTCAACATTAGCCACTTTTGCCGCTGTGTATGCACTCTTTGGACCAACTTTCCCTGGTATATACGACAAAGAGAGGGGAATTTATACGTTGTTCTACCCA GGTTTATCCTTCGCTTTCCCTATTCCCAGCCAATATACAAATCTATTCACCAATGGGGAAG TGGCAGATTTGCCCCTGGAATTCCCAGACGGAACAACCCCTGTTACTTGCCGGGTTTGTATATATGATAGCTCGACAGATAGCAAGGTTGGGGTTGGATCTTTGATGGACAAAGCAGTTGTACCTGCACTGCCTGCAGGCAGCCTGTATATGGAGGAGGTGCACGCGAAG cttggtgaagaactttGGTTCACAATAGGGGGGCAACATATTCCTTTTGGTGCATCACCACAG GATGTCTGGACTGACTTGGGTCGTCCTTGTGGTATCCATCAGAAGCAG GTGGACCAAATGGTCATACACTCTGCATCAGAACCCCGGCCTCGGACAACCCTTTGTGGAGATTATTTCTACAACTACTTCTCGCGTGGaattgatatcttatttgatgGACAG ACACATAGGATAAAGAAGTTTGTTTTGCATACAAACTTCCCTGGCCACTCAGATTTCAATTCATATAAGAAATGCAACTTTGTTATATATGATGCTGAAG CTGAAGGTACATGTCAGCCCGGTAATGTCTCAAAAAATTGCATGACGCCTAGTACAAAATGGGAACAAGTTAAG ATTCTCGGTGATTGTGGCCGAGCTGCAATCCAGACACAAGGCTCCATGAACAATCCATTTGGATCGACTTTTGTATATGGATATCAGAATATTGCTTTCGAG GTGATGAAAAATGGATATATTGCAACTGTTACTCTCTTCCAATCATGA
- the LOC136520922 gene encoding PHAF1 protein At3g51130-like isoform X1, translated as MQAQRSPAMTGVGGAAAAAAAGTAVGMPSQGTVPVRRRCEGTAMGAITLDLRPGLGVGPFTLGMAISDAFAQIERQPNIYDVVHVKYFDEEPLKLDFVISFPDHGFHLRFDPWSQRLRLVEIYDVKRLQLRYATALIGGPSTLATFAAVYALFGPTFPGIYDKERGIYTLFYPGLSFAFPIPSQYTNLFTNGEVADLPLEFPDGTTPVTCRVCIYDSSTDSKVGVGSLMDKAVVPALPAGSLYMEEVHAKLGEELWFTIGGQHIPFGASPQDVWTDLGRPCGIHQKQVDQMVIHSASEPRPRTTLCGDYFYNYFSRGIDILFDGQTHRIKKFVLHTNFPGHSDFNSYKKCNFVIYDAEAEGTCQPGNVSKNCMTPSTKWEQVKEILGDCGRAAIQTQGSMNNPFGSTFVYGYQNIAFEVMKNGYIATVTLFQS; from the exons ATGCAGGCACAGAGGTCCCCGGCGATGACGGGGGTTGgcggcgccgccgcggcggcggcggcggggacggcGGTTGGGATGCCGTCCCAGGGGACGGTGCCGGTGCGGCGACGGTGCGAGGGTACAGCAATGGGAGCCATCACGCTCGACCTCCGCCCCGGCCTCGGCGTCGGCCCCTTCACCCTCG GGATGGCGATCTCCGATGCCTTTGCACAGATAGAGCGCCAGCCGAATATCTACGACGTTGTGCACGTGAAGTACTTCGACGAG GAGCCTCTCAAGCTGGACTTTGTCATTAGCTTTCCGGACCATGGATTTCACCTACGCTTTGATCCTTGGTCGCAG AGGCTCCGTCTTGTAGAAATTTATGATGTTAAGAGATTGCAATTGCGATATGCGACAGCTTTAATTGG TGGCCCGTCAACATTAGCCACTTTTGCCGCTGTGTATGCACTCTTTGGACCAACTTTCCCTGGTATATACGACAAAGAGAGGGGAATTTATACGTTGTTCTACCCA GGTTTATCCTTCGCTTTCCCTATTCCCAGCCAATATACAAATCTATTCACCAATGGGGAAG TGGCAGATTTGCCCCTGGAATTCCCAGACGGAACAACCCCTGTTACTTGCCGGGTTTGTATATATGATAGCTCGACAGATAGCAAGGTTGGGGTTGGATCTTTGATGGACAAAGCAGTTGTACCTGCACTGCCTGCAGGCAGCCTGTATATGGAGGAGGTGCACGCGAAG cttggtgaagaactttGGTTCACAATAGGGGGGCAACATATTCCTTTTGGTGCATCACCACAG GATGTCTGGACTGACTTGGGTCGTCCTTGTGGTATCCATCAGAAGCAG GTGGACCAAATGGTCATACACTCTGCATCAGAACCCCGGCCTCGGACAACCCTTTGTGGAGATTATTTCTACAACTACTTCTCGCGTGGaattgatatcttatttgatgGACAG ACACATAGGATAAAGAAGTTTGTTTTGCATACAAACTTCCCTGGCCACTCAGATTTCAATTCATATAAGAAATGCAACTTTGTTATATATGATGCTGAAG CTGAAGGTACATGTCAGCCCGGTAATGTCTCAAAAAATTGCATGACGCCTAGTACAAAATGGGAACAAGTTAAG GAGATTCTCGGTGATTGTGGCCGAGCTGCAATCCAGACACAAGGCTCCATGAACAATCCATTTGGATCGACTTTTGTATATGGATATCAGAATATTGCTTTCGAG GTGATGAAAAATGGATATATTGCAACTGTTACTCTCTTCCAATCATGA